One genomic segment of Ricinus communis isolate WT05 ecotype wild-type chromosome 3, ASM1957865v1, whole genome shotgun sequence includes these proteins:
- the LOC8289105 gene encoding uncharacterized protein LOC8289105, which yields MADTGSVDVILDFLKRNRFTRAEAALRSELSNRPDLNGFLSKLTLEDKDSGNILEEENGSKPRSDNRGLYSRNSCEVSNELIVKEIECGTGRNGSESKWRNSALVGDWSGKPNEAVAANDSEDNLLDLYSWNFNSRNGHSSDPYRNDGGTGNGTDSFSCRSTAKSGEEAIFSSEQRSLWLGGTSTAKIESKHERIQTSEAIELDQQLKTTITYSADNTWSRSEGPTSSAAPWKDCSVKTIFPFPKGDVSTSYDTGSGLDKREGKKKTDMGDVRVAIKEQVDEVGRALYFGKSQGNLEQKNSAGLSFSLASDNPKEEFPRLPPVKLKSEDKPLNVNWQEKFERDGPGGKHSSADNTFLIGSYLDVPIGQEINSSGGKRVAGGSWLSVSQGIAEDTSDLVSGFATIGDGLSESIDYPNEYWDSDEYDDDDDVGYMRQPIEDEAWFLAHEIDYPSDNEKGTVHGSVPDPQERGPTKDEDDDQSFAEEDSYFSGEQYFQSKAVEPITASEDPIGLSVTEMYRRSDENDLIAQYDGQLMDEEELNLMRSEPVWQGFVTQTNELIMLGDGKALNDSGRPRLDDICVDDDQHGSVRSIGVGINSDAADFGSEIRESLVGGSSEGDIEYFHEHDVGIGGSRPSLQETDKKYVDRQNRDKKRISKQDPNIYVAVNDKVASSLVKDNRDGGFSFPPPLRDGQLVPAGSSKSLWSNNTKTIIGLETDGRMNASVGTDGMLAAWRQKSSDSSTVKSSRDENNANAVRSGASSPSTLSNYCYAEQEHAKKEENEKIGSAREEDPGASLEDEEAAAVQEQVRQIKAQEEEFETFNLKIVHRKNRTGFEEDKNFHVVLNSVIAGRYHVTEYLGSAAFSKAIQAHDLHTGMDVCVKIIKNNKDFFDQSLDEIKLLKYVNKHDPADKYHILRLYDYFYYREHLLIVCELLKANLYEFHKFNRESGGEVYFTMPRLQSITIQCLEALQFLHGLGLIHCDLKPENILVKSYSRCEVKVIDLGSSCFETDHLCSYVQSRSYRAPEVILGLPYDKKIDIWSLGCILAELCTGNVLFQNDSPATLLARVIGIIGPIDQVMLAKGRDTYKYFTKNHMVYERNQDTNRLEYLIPKKTSLRHRLPMGDQGFIDFVAHLLEVNPKKRPSALEALKHPWLSYPYEPISA from the exons ATGGCAGACACAGGCTCAGTTGATGTAATTCTGGACTTTTTAAAGAGAAATCGCTTCACTAGAGCTGAGGCAGCATTGCGCAGTGAGCTTAGTAATCGCCCTGATTTGAATGGATTTCTTAGCAAACTTACCCTTGAAGACAAAGATTCAGGAAATATATTGGAAGAAGAGAATGGGAGCAAACCAAGAAGTGATAACCGAGGGCTTTATTCTCGAAATAGCTGCGAAGTTTCTAATGAACTTATTGTTAAAGAAATAGAGTGTGGGACAGGCAGAAATGGTTCTGAAAGCAAATGGAGAAACTCTGCCTTGGTTGGAGATTGGAGTGGTAAGCCCAATGAAGCAGTGGCTGCAAATGACTCTGAGGATAATTTGCTTGATTTATACTCATGGAACTTTAATTCCCGTAATGGTCATTCTTCAGATCCTTACAGAAATGATGGTGGTACTGGTAATGGTACTGATAGCTTCTCATGTAGATCAACTGCAAAATCTGGAGAAGAGGCTATCTTTTCAAGTGAACAGAGAAGTTTGTGGCTTGGAGGTACTAGTACTGCTAAAATTGAATCCAAGCATGAAAGAATTCAAACAAGTGAAGCAATAGAACTTGATCAGCAACTTAAGACTACTATTACATACTCTGCAGATAACACATGGTCTAGAAGTGAGGGACCCACTAGCTCTGCAGCACCATGGAAAGATTGTTCTGTCAAAACTATTTTTCCATTTCCCAAGGGGGATGTGTCAACCAGTTATGATACTGGTTCTGGTTTGGATAAAcgagaaggaaagaaaaaaactgaCATGGGTGATGTTAGGGTGGCAATCAAAGAGCAGGTGGATGAAGTTGGAAGAGCATTATATTTTGGAAAATCTCAAGGGAATCTGGAGCAAAAGAATTCAGCCGGCTTGAGTTTTTCTCTTGCATCTGATAATCCAAAGGAAGAATTTCCAAGGCTTCCACCTGTTAAACTCAAGTCAGAGGACAAGCCACTGAATGTCAATTGGCAGGAAAAGTTTGAGCGTGATGGGCCAGGTGGAAAGCACAGCAGTGCTGATAATACTTTCCTTATTGGGTCGTATCTTGATGTTCCTATTGGACAAGAAATCAACTCTTCAG GTGGAAAAAGGGTTGCAGGAGGCAGCTGGTTATCTGTGAGTCAAGGAATTGCTGAGGATACATCTGATTTAGTTTCTGGTTTTGCTACCATTGGTGATGGATTAAGTGAATCCATTGACTATCCAAATGAATATTGGGATTCTGACGAGTATGATGACGATGATGATGTTGGATACATGAGACAGCCGATTGAGGATGAGGCCTGGTTTTTGGCCCATGAAATTGACTACCCAAGTGACAATGAAAAGGGAACAGTGCATGGGAGTGTGCCGGATCCTCAAGAAAGAGGTCCTACCAAAGATGAGGATGATGATCAATCTTTTGCCGAGGAGGACTCTTACTTCTCTGGTGAGCAGTATTTTCAATCAAAGGCTGTCGAACCAATTACAGCTTCAGAGGATCCTATAGGACTGTCAGTGACTGAAATGTACAGGAGGTCTGatgaaaatgatttaataGCTCAATATGATGGGCAATTAATGGATGAAGAAGAACTAAATTTGATGCGTTCCGAACCTGTCTGGCAGGGATTTGTTACACAGACAAATGAGCTCATCATGCTAGGGGATGGGAAGGCCTTGAATGACTCTGGAAGACCACGGCTGGATGATATCTGTGTTGATGATGATCAGCATGGTTCGGTTAGATCAATCGGCGTGGGTATCAACAGTGATGCTGCTGATTTTGGCAGTGAAATTCGTGAAAGTTTGGTTGGGGGTAGTAGTGAAGGGGATATAGAGTACTTTCACGAGCATGATGTTGGAATTGGTGGGTCGAGACCCTCTCTCCAAGAAACAGACAAAAAATATGTTGATAGACAAAAcagagataaaaaaagaattagtaaacAGGATCCCAATATATATGTGGCTGTGAATGATAAAGTTGCATCTTCCCTAGTAAAAGATAATAGAGATGGGGGATTTTCATTTCCTCCACCTTTGAGGGATGGGCAGTTGGTGCCTGCAGGATCTAGTAAATCTTTATGGTCAAACAATACTAAAACAATTATTGGTCTTGAGACAGATGGCCGGATGAATGCTTCAGTGGGGACTGATGGCATGCTGGCTGCATGGAGGCAGAAAAGCAGTGATTCTTCAACTGTCAAAAGTTCTAGGGATGAGAATAATGCCAATGCTGTTAGATCAGGAGCTTCTTCTCCCTCTACACTCTCAAATTACTGTTATGCGGAACAAGAGCatgcaaaaaaagaagagaatgagAAAATTGGCAGCGCAAGGGAAGAAGATCCTGGGGCGTCACTAGAGGATGAAGAGGCAGCTGCTGTTCAAGAGCAAGTAAGGCAAATCAAGGCTCAGGAGGAGGAATTTGAAACTTTCAACCTAAAGATTGTGCATAGGAAAAACAG AACTGGCTTTGAGGAGGACAAGAACTTCCATGTTGTTTTGAATTCTGTAATAGCTGGGCGCTATCATGTCACCGAGTATCTTGGATCAGCTGCTTTTAGTAAAGCTATACAAGCACATGACCTGCATACAGGAATGGATGTCTGcgttaaaatcataaaaaacaaCAAGGATTTCTTTGATCAGAGTCTTGATGAGATAAAGCTTCTAAAGTATGTAAACAAGCATGATCCTGCTGACAAGTACCACATCCTCAGATTGTATGATTACTTCTATTATCGA GAGCATTTATTGATTGTATGTGAGCTTCTCAAGGCAAATTTATATGAGTTCCATAAGTTCAATAGAGAATCAGGAGGAGAGGTCTATTTCACAATGCCAAGATTGCAG TCAATTACCATTCAATGTTTGGAGGCACTTCAGTTTTTGCATGGACTTGGACTTATACACTGTGATTTAAAGCCTGAGAATATATTGGTGAAAAGCTACAGTAGATGTGAGGTGAAAGTCATTGACCTTGGGAGTAGCTGTTTCGAGACAGATCATCTATGCTCTTATGTTCAATCCAGATCCTATCGTGCACCAGAGGTTATCTTGGGACTTCCATATGATAAGAAGATAGATATTTGGTCTCTTGGCTGCATCTTGGCAGAACTTTGTACAGGCAAT GTACTCTTCCAAAATGATTCACCAGCAACATTACTGGCACGAGTTATTGGAATTATAGGTCCGATTGATCAAGTTATGCTAGCTAAAGGACGAGATACCTACAAGTATTTTACCAAGAATCACATGGTTTATGAGCGGAATCAG GACACCAATAGACTGGAATACTTAATACCGAAAAAGACATCCTTGAGGCACCGATTGCCAATGGGAGATCAAGGTTTCATAGACTTTGTTGCTCATTTGCTTGAAGTAAACCCAAAGAAGCGCCCATCTGCATTGGAGGCTCTGAAGCACCCATGGCTGTCGTACCCTTATGAACCAATATCAGCTTGA